In a single window of the Rattus norvegicus strain BN/NHsdMcwi chromosome 6, GRCr8, whole genome shotgun sequence genome:
- the Adam4l1 gene encoding a disintegrin and metallopeptidase domain 4-like 1 precursor, whose translation MAPFLRPSTWNRVLLSATLWLSVFGSLLSPVCCSHGPPKWRFSTSEVVIPRKVPQRMGKSDMSGHITYSMRFRGQRHVVHMKLKKNMISQNFPVYTSNDQGAQQEDYPFVPQDCYFYSYLEGVPGSQATLDTCTGGLKGMIRVDDSTYEIKPLTSSSKFEHVISLLVVDERSRKSKKCRNDEIMAEAGDSLVKETKLAGSPRAAPVYLWRIHVKSIAIMYTVTHQVFLDGGSNITQSLELTMTLNTIADSIYRPSGLIVFIRALCLWNDGDHFPTGDGNIWRLMERYGYWKARFFWEMHHATAALLISNIRSNAEYAGFQDGVCNPNWGVLYTHVGKNHYFLAASFLAHAVGHILNVGHDKPGCVCFRRSSCTMHEYPTLHDMMSNCSHNVLHYRIHDWDGCLSQPRVSYRWINYAVPRCGNKIVDNGEKCDCGSFKDCASDHCCGTTCELTASSVCASGGCCQSCKFAPIGTVCRQKGGICDLPEYCSGKSEHCPGNFHIMDGTPCSPLAVCVSGNCSDRQLQCQALFGFNVKDASPACYKELNTKGDRFGNCGIREVRGGSKPMRCQEEDVLCGQIHCDGVKFIPGGGEHTTFHHIKVMDIKEEQCFGYDAHHGAQVPEMGLVVDGATCGPGKYCRGQRCVFHQTMGFNCNVSKCNYKGVCNNQGNCHCVQGWQPPDCIEKGAGGSVNSGPAVIYEKRIRAKVHMSINRLIILLGTRMFLIFASIISGAISKAVLRPVGDQYPPY comes from the coding sequence ATGGCTCCCTTCCTCAGACCATCTACCTGGAATCGAGTCCTCCTGTCAGCTACTCTCTGGCTCTCTGTGTTTGGTTCGCTGTTGTCTCCTGTCTGCTGTTCCCATGGTCCACCCAAATGGCGCTTCTCTACCTCTGAAGTTGTGATCCCCAGGAAGGTTCCCCAGAGAATGGGTAAAAGTGATATGTCAGGGCACATCACCTATAGCATGCGCTTTAGGGGACAAAGACATGTGgtccacatgaaactcaagaagaacatGATTTCTCAAAACTTTCCTGTATATACTTCTAATGACCAAGGAGCCCAGCAAGAGGATTACCCCTTTGTCCCTCAGGACTGTTACTTCTACAGCTACCTGGAAGGAGTCCCTGGGTCCCAAGCTACACTAGATACCTGCACTGGAGGTCTGAAAGGCATGATACGGGTGGATGACTCCACTTATGAAATCAAACCATTGACATCTTCTTCCAAATTTGAGCATGTAATTTCTCTACTTGTGGTGGATGAAAGGTCACGTAAGTCTAAAAAGTGTAGAAATGATGAGATtatggcagaggcaggtgactccCTTGTTAAAGAGACTAAGCTTGCAGGAAGTCCCAGAGCAGCTCCCGTATATCTGTGGCGTATACATGTGAAAAGCATAGCAATAATGTACACCGTGACTCACCAAGTATTCCTAGATGGCGGGAGTAACATTACACAGTCACTTGAGTTAACAATGACTTTGAACACCATAGCAGATAGCATATATAGACCAAGTGGTTTGATTGTGTTTATACGTGCTCTATGTCTCTGGAATGACGGTGACCACTTCCCCACAGGCGATGGGAATATTTGGAGACTTATGGAACGTTATGGCTATTGGAAAGCTCGCTTTTTCTGGGAGATGCACCATGCCACTGCAGCTCTTCTTATATCAAATATACGTTCAAATGCAGAGTATGCAGGCTTTCAGGATGGAGTATGTAACCCCAACTGGGGAGTATTATATACACATGTAGGAAAAAACCATTATTTTCTGGCTGCTTCTTTCCTGGCTCATGCAGTGGGTCACATTCTGAACGTAGGTCATGATAAACCGGGCTGTGTTTGTTTCAGAAGGAGTTCTTGTACCATGCATGAATATCCTACTCTTCATGATATGATGAGCAATTGTTCCCATAATGTCCTCCATTATAGGATCCATGACTGGGATGGTTGCTTGAGTCAACCACGTGTTTCATATAGGTGGATAAATTATGCCGTTCCTCGTTGTGGAAATAAGATAGTGGATAATGGCGAGAAATGTGACTGTGGTTCTTTTAAAGACTGTGCCTCTGATCATTGCTGTGGAACCACTTGTGAGCTCACGGCAAGCAGTGTTTGTGCTTCAGGAGGATGCTGCCAGTCTTGTAAGTTTGCACCCATTGGAACAGTATGCAGACAAAAAGGTGGCATTTGTGATCTTCCAGAATACTGTAGTGGAAAATCAGAGcattgtccaggaaattttcacATCATGGATGGAACCCCTTGTTCTCCACTAGCAGTCTGCGTGTCAGGAAACTGTAGCGACCGCCAATTGCAGTGTCAAGCTCTTTTTGGATTCAACGTAAAGGATGCTTCACCAGCATGCTATAAAGAATTAAATACCAAAGGTGACCGATTTGGAAACTGTGGGATTAGAGAGGTACGTGGAGGAAGTAAACCTATGCGATGTCAAGAGGAGGATGTTTTATGTGGACAGATTCACTGTGATGGTGTCAAGTTCATTCCTGGTGGAGGTGAGCACACTACCTTTCATCACATAAAGGTAATGGATATTAAAGAAGAACAGTGCTTTGGGTATGATGCACACCATGGGGCACAAGTACCGGAAATGGGACTCGTAGTGGATGGTGCAACCTGTGGCCCAGGGAAATATTGTAGAGGACAAAGATGTGTTTTTCATCAAACTATGGGATTTAACTGCAATGTTAGTAAGTGTAACTATAAAGGGGTGTGTAACAACCAAGGCAACTGTCACTGTGTTCAAGGCTGGCAACCACCAGATTGTATAGAAAAAGGAGCAGGTGGTAGTGTAAACAGTGGTCCTGCAGttatttatgagaaaagaattcgAGCCAAAGTACATATGAGTATCAACAGGCTAATAATTCTTCTAGGTACTCGAATGTTTCTTATCTTTGCCTCGATTATTTCTGGTGCAATTTCAAAAGCAGTTTTACGTCCAGTAGGGGACCAATATCCCCCCTATTAA